From one Portunus trituberculatus isolate SZX2019 chromosome 8, ASM1759143v1, whole genome shotgun sequence genomic stretch:
- the LOC123499831 gene encoding protein TRACHEARY ELEMENT DIFFERENTIATION-RELATED 7A-like — MRVPWEKRRNEEVLQMASVKRELTTTCKKTTWILNTNYSSYPRLTTPSHSLLTPFHALPSPPHPLPTPSRHPHVLPHPTPPYLLPMPPHASPCPPHPLPKVPPRLPTPSTLLHSSPRLAMFPHASARLAILSPRLPTPSSRLPILPTSSSRLATLCPRLPTPSTLLHALPCLPTLPHVSSRLPIFSSPSPHASPRLATLSPRLATPRS, encoded by the exons ATGAGGGTGccgtgggagaagaggagaaatgaggaagtgttgCAGATGGCCAGTGTGAAGAGGGAGCTGACGACCACATGTAAAAAGACAACCTGG ATACTTAACACCAATTACAGTTCCTACCCACGCCTCACCACGCCTTCCCATTCCCTCCTCACGCCTTTCCACGccctcccctcgcctccccatcccctccccacGCCCTCCAGGCATCCCCACGTCTTGCCACACCCCACACCTCCCTATCTCCTACCTATGCCTCCCCACGCCTCTCCAtgccctccccatcccctccctaAGGTTCCCCCACGCCTCCCCACGCCCTCCACGCTTCTCCACTCCTCCCCACGCCTCGCCATGTTTCCCCACGCCTCCGCACGCCTCGCCATCCTCTCCCCACGCCTCCCCACACCCTCCTCAcgcctccccatcctccccacGTCCTCCTCACGCCTCGCCACCCTCTGCCCACGCCTCCCCACGCCTTCCACGCTTCTCCACGCCTTGCCATGTCTTCCTACGCTTCCCCATGTCTCCTCACGCCTCCCCATcttctcctcaccctctccccacgCCTCCCCACGCCTCGCCACCCTCTCCCCACGCCTCGCCACGCCTCGCAGCTGA